The following are from one region of the Hymenobacter sp. YIM 151858-1 genome:
- the acs gene encoding acetate--CoA ligase: MPATIPSHARIRSLEDYHEAYRKSVEDPDAFWAEVAEPFTWRRKWNKVRGGAFSPAGQSTWFEGAKLNITENCLDRHLAARGNKLAIIWEPNDPKERHLRLTYRELYNEVCKFANVLHNLGVEKGDRVCLYMPMIPSLAIAVLACARIGAIHSVIFAGFSATAIADRVNDAEAAFVITADGLNRGPKQIPVKRVVDEALEHCPSVRKVLVIEHLGWPVHMHEGRDVWYHEEVKEAGKTCTAEEMDAEDPLFILYTSGSTGKPKGVVHSTAGYMVWADYTYRNVFQVEENDVYWCTADVGWVTGHSYLLYGPLLAGATTLMFEGVPTYPDAGRFWQVCDKHSVTIFYTAPTAIRSLMAAPLDNVLSYSLDSLRVLGSVGEPINEEAWYWYYQHVGKERCPVVDTWWQTETGGIMISALAGITPSKPAHAGLPLPGVQPVLLTQEGQEIEGNDQEGYLALKASWPGVIRTTYGDHERARQTYFAPYPGYYFTGDGARRDENGLYRIIGRVDDVINVSGHRFGTAEIENAINQNPHVVESAVVGYPHDVKGQGIYAYVICHQGEGNTEAERHHLEASIIETVVAEIGKIAKPDKIQIVSGLPKTRSGKIMRRILRKVAEGETSNLGDTTTLLDPAVVDEIIGGRK, encoded by the coding sequence ATGCCAGCCACCATTCCGAGCCACGCCCGCATTCGCTCCCTCGAAGACTACCACGAGGCATACCGCAAAAGCGTAGAAGACCCCGACGCGTTTTGGGCCGAAGTAGCCGAGCCGTTTACCTGGCGCCGCAAGTGGAACAAGGTGCGCGGCGGCGCCTTTTCGCCCGCGGGCCAATCGACGTGGTTTGAGGGGGCCAAGCTGAACATCACCGAAAACTGCCTCGACCGCCACCTGGCCGCCCGCGGCAACAAGCTGGCCATCATCTGGGAGCCCAACGACCCGAAGGAGCGCCACTTGCGCCTCACGTACCGCGAGCTGTACAACGAAGTGTGCAAGTTCGCGAACGTGCTGCACAACCTAGGCGTGGAGAAGGGCGACCGGGTGTGCCTCTACATGCCCATGATTCCGTCGTTGGCTATTGCCGTGCTGGCCTGTGCGCGCATCGGGGCCATTCACTCCGTCATCTTTGCTGGCTTCTCGGCCACAGCCATTGCCGACCGCGTGAACGATGCCGAGGCCGCCTTCGTGATTACCGCCGATGGCCTGAACCGCGGCCCCAAGCAAATACCCGTGAAGCGCGTGGTAGACGAGGCCCTGGAGCACTGCCCCTCGGTGCGCAAGGTGCTGGTGATTGAGCACCTGGGCTGGCCCGTGCACATGCATGAAGGCCGCGACGTGTGGTACCACGAGGAGGTAAAAGAAGCCGGCAAAACCTGCACCGCCGAGGAGATGGACGCCGAAGACCCGCTGTTCATCCTCTACACCTCGGGCTCTACGGGCAAGCCCAAAGGCGTGGTGCACAGCACCGCCGGCTACATGGTGTGGGCCGATTACACCTACCGCAACGTGTTTCAGGTAGAGGAAAACGACGTGTACTGGTGCACCGCCGACGTGGGTTGGGTTACCGGCCACTCGTACCTGCTCTACGGGCCGCTGCTGGCCGGTGCCACCACGCTTATGTTCGAGGGCGTGCCCACGTACCCCGATGCGGGCCGCTTCTGGCAGGTGTGCGATAAGCACTCGGTTACCATCTTCTACACCGCGCCCACGGCCATTCGCTCGCTCATGGCCGCCCCGCTCGATAACGTGCTCAGCTACTCGCTCGACTCACTGCGCGTGCTAGGTTCGGTAGGGGAGCCCATCAACGAGGAGGCTTGGTATTGGTACTACCAGCACGTGGGCAAGGAGCGTTGCCCGGTGGTAGATACCTGGTGGCAGACGGAAACCGGCGGCATCATGATTTCGGCGCTGGCGGGCATTACGCCCAGCAAACCCGCCCACGCCGGCTTGCCGTTGCCGGGCGTGCAGCCCGTGCTGCTTACGCAGGAAGGCCAGGAGATTGAGGGCAACGACCAGGAAGGCTACCTTGCCCTGAAGGCCTCGTGGCCAGGCGTAATCCGCACCACTTACGGCGACCATGAGCGCGCCCGCCAGACGTACTTTGCGCCGTACCCCGGCTACTACTTTACCGGCGACGGCGCCCGCCGCGACGAGAACGGCCTCTACCGCATCATCGGCCGCGTGGATGACGTGATTAACGTATCGGGCCACCGCTTCGGCACCGCCGAAATCGAAAACGCCATCAACCAGAACCCGCACGTGGTGGAGTCGGCCGTGGTGGGCTACCCGCACGATGTGAAAGGCCAGGGCATCTACGCCTACGTGATTTGCCATCAGGGCGAAGGCAACACCGAAGCGGAGCGCCACCACCTGGAGGCCAGCATCATCGAAACCGTAGTGGCCGAAATCGGCAAAATCGCCAAGCCCGATAAAATTCAGATTGTATCGGGCCTGCCCAAAACGCGCTCCGGCAAAATCATGCGCCGCATCCTGCGCAAAGTAGCCGAAGGCGAAACCAGCAACCTAGGCGACACCACCACGCTGCTCGACCCCGCTGTGGTGGATGAAATCATTGGCGGGCGGAAGTAG